A stretch of the Aphis gossypii isolate Hap1 chromosome 2, ASM2018417v2, whole genome shotgun sequence genome encodes the following:
- the LOC114121800 gene encoding guanine nucleotide-binding protein-like 3 homolog, translated as MALPKKRKQSKRLKCRTKYKVAKKVRDHNRKLKREAKKNPKKKSKNSMIIAPNMCPFKEEIIEQLNEAKRKEREIRLSNFASMETQPEEETNKSTESKLPFRQKWLLKETREDRYMEHNFKNIISMCDVVLEVLDVRDPLATRSKEIDDYLTANPDKKRIILLNKIDLVPKTIINDWVEYFSKIAPTVPFRASREVRNTPKTSAKDPNFLARIKKKVANRCFGESVVLHYLQTCIDAPILGITVGVVGMPKVGKSCVVDTIKWKYTIGDEPVPSKKNQSVGVFPFNNIKIELLPWKCTGANTILEKPSDSRLLLRQALQVDLQNVAPTKICALILPHIKKNQLKLLYDMTVENTDDYTHILEMKAKRHSLINRQGKPDQLNAAKSFMKDLKDGTLLYYTRPPVTEPSGKAMSTELETQFNVEDMSTKINKGLSHCRDRARTLYFDMTDSK; from the exons ATGGCTTTACCGAAAAAGA GGAAACAGTCTAAACGTTTAAAATGCAGGACCAAGTACAAGGTTGCCAAGAAAGTACGAGATCACAATCGAAAACTCAAAAGAGAAGcgaaaaaaaatccgaaaaaAA agTCAAAGAATAGTATGATAATTGCCCCAAACATGTGTCCATTCAAAGAAGAAATTATTGAACAACTTAATGAAGCTAAAAGAAAAGAGAGAGAGATTCGTTTGTCAAATTTTGCTTCTATGGAAACACAACCTGAAGAAGAAACTAATAAAAGTACTGAATCAAAATTGCCTTTTAGACAAAAGTGGCTTTTAAAAGAAACCAGAGAAGATCGATATAtggaacataattttaaaaat ataatttCAATGTGTGATGTAGTTCTAGAAGTCTTGGATGTTCGTGATCCATTAGCTACTCGTTCTAAAGAAATAGACGATTATTTAACAGCTAATCCAgataaaaaacgtattattttgttaaataaaatcgatttagtgcctaaaacaataataaatgattgggTAGAATATTTTAGCAAAATAGCACCAACAGTGCCATTTAGAGCCAGTCGTGAAGTACGAAATACACCCAAAACCAGTGCAAAAGATCCAAATTTTTTggcaagaataaaaaaaaaagtagccAATCGATGTTTTGGTGAATCTgtagtattacattatttacagaCTTGTATAGATGCACCAATCTTAGGTATTACAGTTGGTGTTGTTGGTATGCCAAAGGTGGGAAAATCTTGTGTTGTAGATACCATTAAATGGAAATATACAATTGGTGATGAACCTGttccatcaaaaaaaaatca atcAGTAGGAGTATTtcctttcaataatattaaaattgaattattgccATGGAAATGTACTGGAGCTAATACAATATTGGAGAAGCCCAGTGATAGTCGTTTGTTATTAAGACAGGCATTACAAGTAGATCTTCAAAATGTAGCTCCAACCAAGATATGTGCTTTAATTTTAccacacattaaaaaaaatcag ttaaaGTTATTGTATGATATGACTGTAGAAAATACTGAtgattatacacatatacttGAAATGAAAGCAAAGCGACATAGCTTAATAAATAGACAAGGAAAACCAGACCAACTTAATGCAGCCAAATCTTTCATGAAAGATTTAAAAGA cggAACATTACTGTACTACACACGGCCACCTGTTACCGAACCTTCAGGAAAAGCAATGTCTACAGAACTAGAAACACAATTCAATGTTGAAGATATGagcacaaaaattaataaaggtCTATCTCATTGTAGAGATAGAGCTAGAACTCTTTATTTTGATATGACCGATTCaaaatga